A stretch of the Methanobacterium veterum genome encodes the following:
- a CDS encoding ZIP family metal transporter: MNEFLLIILFSLLPALGTFAGGIAAEFLKIDRKNLSLALHVAAGIILAVISIELMPEILKSNTPWITILAFIVGGIFFITIDQLINFVQGRLGSVNHSTTAWAIFFGVAIDSFTDGLLIGAGSLIDLQIGFLVALGVVSADIPEGFATIASFKERGIKKNLRIVLNLFASLPVLLGASAGYFLVKGQPPIVKYIILAFAAGVLLTVTAEEIIPESHRNGEARLAALAFIGGFAFFAFISSYLRI; the protein is encoded by the coding sequence ATGAATGAATTCTTGTTAATCATATTATTCTCGTTACTGCCGGCCCTAGGAACTTTTGCCGGAGGTATTGCTGCAGAATTTTTAAAAATAGACAGAAAAAATTTAAGTTTAGCTTTGCACGTAGCGGCAGGGATTATACTTGCTGTAATTAGTATTGAATTAATGCCTGAAATTTTAAAATCAAACACCCCCTGGATAACTATTTTAGCATTTATTGTGGGCGGTATTTTTTTTATTACTATTGATCAGCTGATTAACTTTGTACAGGGAAGACTAGGTAGTGTAAATCACTCAACAACTGCTTGGGCAATCTTTTTTGGCGTTGCAATAGATTCATTTACTGATGGTCTTTTAATCGGTGCAGGGTCTTTAATAGATTTACAAATTGGTTTTTTAGTTGCATTAGGTGTGGTTTCTGCAGATATACCTGAAGGTTTTGCAACCATCGCATCCTTTAAAGAAAGGGGAATTAAAAAGAATTTAAGGATAGTTTTAAATCTTTTTGCGAGTTTACCTGTTTTGTTAGGTGCATCAGCAGGCTATTTCCTTGTTAAAGGGCAGCCTCCGATCGTAAAATATATAATACTGGCTTTTGCTGCCGGTGTTTTATTAACAGTAACTGCTGAAGAAATTATACCTGAATCTCACAGAAATGGGGAAGCAAGACTTGCGGCATTAGCTTTTATTGGAGGTTTTGCTTTTTTTGCATTTATTTCAAGCTATTTGAGAATTTAA